One Hordeum vulgare subsp. vulgare chromosome 4H, MorexV3_pseudomolecules_assembly, whole genome shotgun sequence DNA window includes the following coding sequences:
- the LOC123448400 gene encoding kinesin-like protein KIN-14P isoform X1: MASPQREAVAATAVVEDVLRMHGEGLGGGGGVVEVVAMGRNIDMAWRKAEVAAVRRNEAANWLRRTVGVVCAKDLAEEPSEEEFRVGLRNGIILCNAVNKIQPGTVPKVVEVHSVSTVPSDGSALCAYQYFENVRNFLTGLQDLGLPTFEVSDLEKGGQGVRVVDCVLALKSFAETKQLGKQSLFKHGGIVKPSMSTKCCVRKNEPFVKAMTRSHSAELLRDGVSLEQSLGLDCSLEPAEMITSDSIRMLVQTILSDKKPEEVPLLVESLLSKVIHEFERRMSNQNDLVKYTIDPNDSSSLSKAESSDTPQEMEATSTSHHGKMDEEDQESVTNHVKTDEEDNSCVTNNVKMDDEYHNSVSATGDVSAAVLVNGDNVAKHIQAKADVHFELQKKQIQDMKSNLCSVKSGIEQFKLQYSEDLTKLGNHLHIISHAASGYHKVLEENRKLYNQVQDLRGNIRVYCRVRPFLPGKVSSSSSVAGIEDRTITLMTLSKQAKDARKSFTFNRIFGPLATQAEVFIDMQPLVRSVLDGYNVCIFAYGQTGSGKTFTMNGPKILTEEGLGVNYRALNDLFDIQAQRRDTFCYEISVQMMEIYNEQVRDLLHSGPNKKLEIRNSSQKGIAVPDANIVPVTSTSDVVDLMNLGQKNRAVCSTAMNDRSSRSHSCVTVHVQGRDLTSGTVLRGCMHLVDLAGSERVDKSEVVGDRLKEAQHINKSLAALGDVIASLAQKNAHVPYRNSKLTQLLQDSLGGQAKTLMFVHIAPEPDAIGESISTLKFAERVASVELGAAKTNKEGGEVKELKEQVACLKAALANKDGENENIRSTHSSPDILRDIKISHAPSASEDPGEEAGCLETRSNGTPTRQTKPKFELSDMLVESDPSLWLDGCNGNNTRLRSSNSLPDLGPDATHDLALYQRSSPDQQWSRAGSVATEDSDDGEVGTTCSSEQDSVRPASASKASVSANGGASVAKKAQTKSVKSTDITGTNPAKKTSPLQKKANGTAHIPIKNGKQSTLDRKTPNGKVSTKK, from the exons ATGGCGTCGCCGCAGCGGGAAGCGGTGGCGGCGACAGCCGTCGTGGAGGACGTGCTGAGGATGCACGGGGAAGgattaggaggaggagggggtgtagTTGAAGTGGTGGCGATGGGGAGGAACATTGACATGGCCTGGCGCAAGGCGGAGGTGGCCG CAGTAAGAAGAAACGAAGCAGCCAACTGGTTGAGGAGGACAGTAGGGGTAGTCTGTGCGAAGGACCTTGCCGAGGAACCATCTGAGGAGGAATTCCGGGTTGGCCTGAGGAATGGCATCATTCTCTGCAATGCAGTCAACAAGATTCAACCTGGCACTGTGCCCAAG GTTGTGGAGGTCCACTCGGTTTCTACTGTCCCATCAGATGGTTCAGCTCTCTGTGCATACCAGTACTTTGAAaacgtgaggaatttcctcacaggCCTACAAGATTTAGGTCTCCCAACATTTGAGGTGTCCGACCTGGAAAAG GGTGGACAAGGGGTCCGAGTTGTAGACTGTGTTCTTGCCCTGAAGTCATTTGCTGAAACTAAGCAACTCGGCAAACAATCTTTATTTAAACATGGTGGCATTGTAAAGCCTTCAATGTCTACGAAATGCTGTGTTCGTAAGAATGAACCTTTTGTGAAGGCGATGACAAGGAGTCACTCAGCTGAGCTACTCCGGGATGGCGTATCACTGGAGCAATCTTTAGGTCTTGATTGTTCTCTAGAACCCGCTGAAATG ATTACTTCAGACTCCATCAGAATGCTTGTTCAAACAATTCTTTCAGATAAGAAACCAGAAGAAGTTCCATTG CTTGTAGAATCACTCTTGAGCAAGGTTATTCATGAATTTGAGCGTCGTATGTCAAACCAGAATGATTTG GTGAAATACactatagatcctaatgacagtAGCTCATTATCTAAAGCAGAGTCATCAGACACACCACAGGAAATGGAGGCAACTTCCACCAGCCATCATGGGAAG atggacgaagaagatcAAGAGTCTGTCACTAATCATGTGAAGACGGACGAAGAAGACAACAGTTGTGTCACTAATAATGTGAAGATGGACGACGAATATCACAATTCTGTGAGTGCTACAGGAGATGTCAGTGCTGCTGTGCTTGTTAACGGTGATAACGTGGCAAAACATATACAGGCAAAGGCAGATGTACACTTTGAGCTACAAAAGAAACAGATACAG GATATGAAAAGTAACCTTTGTAGTGTTAAGTCTGGGATAGAGCAGTTCAAATTGCAGTACTCTGAAGACCTTACTAAGCTTG GAAATCATTTGCACATTATTTCTCATGCGGCTTCTGGGTATCATAAAGTTCTTGAGGAAAACCGTAAGCTGTACAACCAAGTACAGGATCTTAGAG GGAATATTAGAGTATACTGTCGAGTGAGACCTTTCCTGCCTGGAAAGGTAAGTTCCTCAAGCAGTGTTGCTGGCATAGAAGATAGAACTATCACTCTCATGACTTTATCGAAACAAGCAAAAGATGCGCGGAAATCTTTTACTTTCAATAGGATCTTTGGGCCCTTAGCCACACAAG CGGAGGTCTTCATTGACATGCAGCCTTTAGTCCGTTCTGTTCTTGATGGTTACAATGTATGTATATTTGCATATGGCCAAACTGGGTCAGGGAAGACCTTTACAATG AACGGTCCTAAAATACTGACAGAAGAAGGGCTTGGTGTCAACTATAGGGCTTTAAATGATCTGTTCGATATTCAAGCACAGAGGAGGGACACATTTTGTTACGAAATTTCTGTGCAGATGATGGAGATCTACAATGAACAAGTGAGAGATCTTCTTCACAGCGGTCCAAACAAAAA ATTAGAAATTCGAAATAGCTCTCAGAAAGGCATTGCAGTTCCAGATGCAAACATAGTTCCGGTCACGTCGACCTCCGATGTGGTTGATTTGATGAATCTTGGTCAAAAGAACCGTGCAGTCTGCTCAACGGCTATGAATGACAGAAGTAGTCGCTCCCATAG TTGTGTAACAGTCCATGTTCAAGGGCGAGATTTAACATCAGGCACGGTGCTAAGAGGCTGCATGCATCTTGTGGATTTAGCTGGCAGCGAAAGAGTCGATAAATCCGAGGTTGTGGGAGACAGACTGAAGgaggcacaacatataaacaagtcACTGGCAGCACTAGGGGATGTCATCgcatctctcgcccagaaaaatgcGCATGTTCCTTACCGGAATAGCAAACTTACTCAGTTACTGCAGGACTCTCTTG GAGGACAAGCAAAAACATTGATGTTTGTTCACATAGCCCCCGAACCAGATGCCATTGGTGAATCAATAAGCACTTTGAAGTTTGCTGAGAGAGTAGCCAGTGTTGAGCTTGGAGCAGCCAAGACAaacaaggaaggaggagaagtcaAAGAGCTCAAAGAACAG GTTGCTTGCCTCAAGGCAGCTTTGGCTAACaaagatggagaaaatgaaaacaTACGAAGTACACATTCGAGCCCAGATATATTAAGAGACATTAAGATCAGTCATGCACCCTCGGCATCTGAGGACCCAGGGGAAGAAGCTGGATGTCTAGAG ACTCGAAGCAATGGTACTCCAACAAGGCAAACCAAGCCAAAATTTGAACTGTCAGACATGCTTGTCGAGAGCGATCCATCTTTGTGGCTTGATGGCTGTAATGGGAACAATACCCGGTTGAGGAGCAGCAATTCCTTACCAGACTTGGGACCCGATGCTACACATGATCTAGCATTGTATCAGCGAAGCAGTCCTGACCAACAATGGAGTCGGGCCGGGTCTGTTGCGACGGAGGATTCAGATGACGGCGAAGTTGGAACTACTTGCTCATCAGAACAAGATTCGGTGCGGCCAGCCAGCGCCTCAAAAGCTTCTGTTTCTGCCAATGGGGGCGCCTCAGTTGCAAAGAAGGCCCAAACCAAGAGTGTAAAAAGTACCGATATCAC AGGGACAAATCCTGCGAAAAAGACATCTCCATTACAGAAAAAGGCGAATGGAACGGCTCATATTCCAATCAAGAATGGTAAACAATCAACTTTGGATAGGAAAACTCCAAATGGTAAAGTGAGCACCAAAAAGTAA
- the LOC123448400 gene encoding kinesin-like protein KIN-14P isoform X2: MASPQREAVAATAVVEDVLRMHGEGLGGGGGVVEVVAMGRNIDMAWRKAEVAAVRRNEAANWLRRTVGVVCAKDLAEEPSEEEFRVGLRNGIILCNAVNKIQPGTVPKVVEVHSVSTVPSDGSALCAYQYFENVRNFLTGLQDLGLPTFEVSDLEKGGQGVRVVDCVLALKSFAETKQLGKQSLFKHGGIVKPSMSTKCCVRKNEPFVKAMTRSHSAELLRDGVSLEQSLGLDCSLEPAEMITSDSIRMLVQTILSDKKPEEVPLLVESLLSKVIHEFERRMSNQNDLVKYTIDPNDSSSLSKAESSDTPQEMEATSTSHHGKMDEEDQESVTNHVKTDEEDNSCVTNNVKMDDEYHNSVSATGDVSAAVLVNGDNVAKHIQAKADVHFELQKKQIQDMKSNLCSVKSGIEQFKLQYSEDLTKLGNHLHIISHAASGYHKVLEENRKLYNQVQDLRGNIRVYCRVRPFLPGKVSSSSSVAGIEDRTITLMTLSKQAKDARKSFTFNRIFGPLATQAEVFIDMQPLVRSVLDGYNVCIFAYGQTGSGKTFTMNGPKILTEEGLGVNYRALNDLFDIQAQRRDTFCYEISVQMMEIYNEQVRDLLHSGPNKKLEIRNSSQKGIAVPDANIVPVTSTSDVVDLMNLGQKNRAVCSTAMNDRSSRSHSCVTVHVQGRDLTSGTVLRGCMHLVDLAGSERVDKSEVVGDRLKEAQHINKSLAALGDVIASLAQKNAHVPYRNSKLTQLLQDSLGGQAKTLMFVHIAPEPDAIGESISTLKFAERVASVELGAAKTNKEGGEVKELKEQVACLKAALANKDGENENIRSTHSSPDILRDIKISHAPSASEDPGEEAGCLESSSPQQQVFRNRGSTFVI, translated from the exons ATGGCGTCGCCGCAGCGGGAAGCGGTGGCGGCGACAGCCGTCGTGGAGGACGTGCTGAGGATGCACGGGGAAGgattaggaggaggagggggtgtagTTGAAGTGGTGGCGATGGGGAGGAACATTGACATGGCCTGGCGCAAGGCGGAGGTGGCCG CAGTAAGAAGAAACGAAGCAGCCAACTGGTTGAGGAGGACAGTAGGGGTAGTCTGTGCGAAGGACCTTGCCGAGGAACCATCTGAGGAGGAATTCCGGGTTGGCCTGAGGAATGGCATCATTCTCTGCAATGCAGTCAACAAGATTCAACCTGGCACTGTGCCCAAG GTTGTGGAGGTCCACTCGGTTTCTACTGTCCCATCAGATGGTTCAGCTCTCTGTGCATACCAGTACTTTGAAaacgtgaggaatttcctcacaggCCTACAAGATTTAGGTCTCCCAACATTTGAGGTGTCCGACCTGGAAAAG GGTGGACAAGGGGTCCGAGTTGTAGACTGTGTTCTTGCCCTGAAGTCATTTGCTGAAACTAAGCAACTCGGCAAACAATCTTTATTTAAACATGGTGGCATTGTAAAGCCTTCAATGTCTACGAAATGCTGTGTTCGTAAGAATGAACCTTTTGTGAAGGCGATGACAAGGAGTCACTCAGCTGAGCTACTCCGGGATGGCGTATCACTGGAGCAATCTTTAGGTCTTGATTGTTCTCTAGAACCCGCTGAAATG ATTACTTCAGACTCCATCAGAATGCTTGTTCAAACAATTCTTTCAGATAAGAAACCAGAAGAAGTTCCATTG CTTGTAGAATCACTCTTGAGCAAGGTTATTCATGAATTTGAGCGTCGTATGTCAAACCAGAATGATTTG GTGAAATACactatagatcctaatgacagtAGCTCATTATCTAAAGCAGAGTCATCAGACACACCACAGGAAATGGAGGCAACTTCCACCAGCCATCATGGGAAG atggacgaagaagatcAAGAGTCTGTCACTAATCATGTGAAGACGGACGAAGAAGACAACAGTTGTGTCACTAATAATGTGAAGATGGACGACGAATATCACAATTCTGTGAGTGCTACAGGAGATGTCAGTGCTGCTGTGCTTGTTAACGGTGATAACGTGGCAAAACATATACAGGCAAAGGCAGATGTACACTTTGAGCTACAAAAGAAACAGATACAG GATATGAAAAGTAACCTTTGTAGTGTTAAGTCTGGGATAGAGCAGTTCAAATTGCAGTACTCTGAAGACCTTACTAAGCTTG GAAATCATTTGCACATTATTTCTCATGCGGCTTCTGGGTATCATAAAGTTCTTGAGGAAAACCGTAAGCTGTACAACCAAGTACAGGATCTTAGAG GGAATATTAGAGTATACTGTCGAGTGAGACCTTTCCTGCCTGGAAAGGTAAGTTCCTCAAGCAGTGTTGCTGGCATAGAAGATAGAACTATCACTCTCATGACTTTATCGAAACAAGCAAAAGATGCGCGGAAATCTTTTACTTTCAATAGGATCTTTGGGCCCTTAGCCACACAAG CGGAGGTCTTCATTGACATGCAGCCTTTAGTCCGTTCTGTTCTTGATGGTTACAATGTATGTATATTTGCATATGGCCAAACTGGGTCAGGGAAGACCTTTACAATG AACGGTCCTAAAATACTGACAGAAGAAGGGCTTGGTGTCAACTATAGGGCTTTAAATGATCTGTTCGATATTCAAGCACAGAGGAGGGACACATTTTGTTACGAAATTTCTGTGCAGATGATGGAGATCTACAATGAACAAGTGAGAGATCTTCTTCACAGCGGTCCAAACAAAAA ATTAGAAATTCGAAATAGCTCTCAGAAAGGCATTGCAGTTCCAGATGCAAACATAGTTCCGGTCACGTCGACCTCCGATGTGGTTGATTTGATGAATCTTGGTCAAAAGAACCGTGCAGTCTGCTCAACGGCTATGAATGACAGAAGTAGTCGCTCCCATAG TTGTGTAACAGTCCATGTTCAAGGGCGAGATTTAACATCAGGCACGGTGCTAAGAGGCTGCATGCATCTTGTGGATTTAGCTGGCAGCGAAAGAGTCGATAAATCCGAGGTTGTGGGAGACAGACTGAAGgaggcacaacatataaacaagtcACTGGCAGCACTAGGGGATGTCATCgcatctctcgcccagaaaaatgcGCATGTTCCTTACCGGAATAGCAAACTTACTCAGTTACTGCAGGACTCTCTTG GAGGACAAGCAAAAACATTGATGTTTGTTCACATAGCCCCCGAACCAGATGCCATTGGTGAATCAATAAGCACTTTGAAGTTTGCTGAGAGAGTAGCCAGTGTTGAGCTTGGAGCAGCCAAGACAaacaaggaaggaggagaagtcaAAGAGCTCAAAGAACAG GTTGCTTGCCTCAAGGCAGCTTTGGCTAACaaagatggagaaaatgaaaacaTACGAAGTACACATTCGAGCCCAGATATATTAAGAGACATTAAGATCAGTCATGCACCCTCGGCATCTGAGGACCCAGGGGAAGAAGCTGGATGTCTAGAG tctagttctccccaacaacaagtatttaggaacagagggagtacatttgTAATATAG
- the LOC123448400 gene encoding kinesin-like protein KIN-14P isoform X3: MASPQREAVAATAVVEDVLRMHGEGLGGGGGVVEVVAMGRNIDMAWRKAEVAAVRRNEAANWLRRTVGVVCAKDLAEEPSEEEFRVGLRNGIILCNAVNKIQPGTVPKVVEVHSVSTVPSDGSALCAYQYFENVRNFLTGLQDLGLPTFEVSDLEKGGQGVRVVDCVLALKSFAETKQLGKQSLFKHGGIVKPSMSTKCCVRKNEPFVKAMTRSHSAELLRDGVSLEQSLGLDCSLEPAEMITSDSIRMLVQTILSDKKPEEVPLLVESLLSKVIHEFERRMSNQNDLVKYTIDPNDSSSLSKAESSDTPQEMEATSTSHHGKMDEEDQESVTNHVKTDEEDNSCVTNNVKMDDEYHNSVSATGDVSAAVLVNGDNVAKHIQAKADVHFELQKKQIQDMKSNLCSVKSGIEQFKLQYSEDLTKLGNHLHIISHAASGYHKVLEENRKLYNQVQDLRGNIRVYCRVRPFLPGKVSSSSSVAGIEDRTITLMTLSKQAKDARKSFTFNRIFGPLATQAEVFIDMQPLVRSVLDGYNVCIFAYGQTGSGKTFTMNGPKILTEEGLGVNYRALNDLFDIQAQRRDTFCYEISVQMMEIYNEQVRDLLHSGPNKKLEIRNSSQKGIAVPDANIVPVTSTSDVVDLMNLGQKNRAVCSTAMNDRSSRSHSCVTVHVQGRDLTSGTVLRGCMHLVDLAGSERVDKSEVVGDRLKEAQHINKSLAALGDVIASLAQKNAHVPYRNSKLTQLLQDSLGGQAKTLMFVHIAPEPDAIGESISTLKFAERVASVELGAAKTNKEGGEVKELKEQVACLKAALANKDGENENIRSTHSSPDILRDIKISHAPSASEDPGEEAGCLEFSPTTSI, from the exons ATGGCGTCGCCGCAGCGGGAAGCGGTGGCGGCGACAGCCGTCGTGGAGGACGTGCTGAGGATGCACGGGGAAGgattaggaggaggagggggtgtagTTGAAGTGGTGGCGATGGGGAGGAACATTGACATGGCCTGGCGCAAGGCGGAGGTGGCCG CAGTAAGAAGAAACGAAGCAGCCAACTGGTTGAGGAGGACAGTAGGGGTAGTCTGTGCGAAGGACCTTGCCGAGGAACCATCTGAGGAGGAATTCCGGGTTGGCCTGAGGAATGGCATCATTCTCTGCAATGCAGTCAACAAGATTCAACCTGGCACTGTGCCCAAG GTTGTGGAGGTCCACTCGGTTTCTACTGTCCCATCAGATGGTTCAGCTCTCTGTGCATACCAGTACTTTGAAaacgtgaggaatttcctcacaggCCTACAAGATTTAGGTCTCCCAACATTTGAGGTGTCCGACCTGGAAAAG GGTGGACAAGGGGTCCGAGTTGTAGACTGTGTTCTTGCCCTGAAGTCATTTGCTGAAACTAAGCAACTCGGCAAACAATCTTTATTTAAACATGGTGGCATTGTAAAGCCTTCAATGTCTACGAAATGCTGTGTTCGTAAGAATGAACCTTTTGTGAAGGCGATGACAAGGAGTCACTCAGCTGAGCTACTCCGGGATGGCGTATCACTGGAGCAATCTTTAGGTCTTGATTGTTCTCTAGAACCCGCTGAAATG ATTACTTCAGACTCCATCAGAATGCTTGTTCAAACAATTCTTTCAGATAAGAAACCAGAAGAAGTTCCATTG CTTGTAGAATCACTCTTGAGCAAGGTTATTCATGAATTTGAGCGTCGTATGTCAAACCAGAATGATTTG GTGAAATACactatagatcctaatgacagtAGCTCATTATCTAAAGCAGAGTCATCAGACACACCACAGGAAATGGAGGCAACTTCCACCAGCCATCATGGGAAG atggacgaagaagatcAAGAGTCTGTCACTAATCATGTGAAGACGGACGAAGAAGACAACAGTTGTGTCACTAATAATGTGAAGATGGACGACGAATATCACAATTCTGTGAGTGCTACAGGAGATGTCAGTGCTGCTGTGCTTGTTAACGGTGATAACGTGGCAAAACATATACAGGCAAAGGCAGATGTACACTTTGAGCTACAAAAGAAACAGATACAG GATATGAAAAGTAACCTTTGTAGTGTTAAGTCTGGGATAGAGCAGTTCAAATTGCAGTACTCTGAAGACCTTACTAAGCTTG GAAATCATTTGCACATTATTTCTCATGCGGCTTCTGGGTATCATAAAGTTCTTGAGGAAAACCGTAAGCTGTACAACCAAGTACAGGATCTTAGAG GGAATATTAGAGTATACTGTCGAGTGAGACCTTTCCTGCCTGGAAAGGTAAGTTCCTCAAGCAGTGTTGCTGGCATAGAAGATAGAACTATCACTCTCATGACTTTATCGAAACAAGCAAAAGATGCGCGGAAATCTTTTACTTTCAATAGGATCTTTGGGCCCTTAGCCACACAAG CGGAGGTCTTCATTGACATGCAGCCTTTAGTCCGTTCTGTTCTTGATGGTTACAATGTATGTATATTTGCATATGGCCAAACTGGGTCAGGGAAGACCTTTACAATG AACGGTCCTAAAATACTGACAGAAGAAGGGCTTGGTGTCAACTATAGGGCTTTAAATGATCTGTTCGATATTCAAGCACAGAGGAGGGACACATTTTGTTACGAAATTTCTGTGCAGATGATGGAGATCTACAATGAACAAGTGAGAGATCTTCTTCACAGCGGTCCAAACAAAAA ATTAGAAATTCGAAATAGCTCTCAGAAAGGCATTGCAGTTCCAGATGCAAACATAGTTCCGGTCACGTCGACCTCCGATGTGGTTGATTTGATGAATCTTGGTCAAAAGAACCGTGCAGTCTGCTCAACGGCTATGAATGACAGAAGTAGTCGCTCCCATAG TTGTGTAACAGTCCATGTTCAAGGGCGAGATTTAACATCAGGCACGGTGCTAAGAGGCTGCATGCATCTTGTGGATTTAGCTGGCAGCGAAAGAGTCGATAAATCCGAGGTTGTGGGAGACAGACTGAAGgaggcacaacatataaacaagtcACTGGCAGCACTAGGGGATGTCATCgcatctctcgcccagaaaaatgcGCATGTTCCTTACCGGAATAGCAAACTTACTCAGTTACTGCAGGACTCTCTTG GAGGACAAGCAAAAACATTGATGTTTGTTCACATAGCCCCCGAACCAGATGCCATTGGTGAATCAATAAGCACTTTGAAGTTTGCTGAGAGAGTAGCCAGTGTTGAGCTTGGAGCAGCCAAGACAaacaaggaaggaggagaagtcaAAGAGCTCAAAGAACAG GTTGCTTGCCTCAAGGCAGCTTTGGCTAACaaagatggagaaaatgaaaacaTACGAAGTACACATTCGAGCCCAGATATATTAAGAGACATTAAGATCAGTCATGCACCCTCGGCATCTGAGGACCCAGGGGAAGAAGCTGGATGTCTAGAG ttctccccaacaacaagtatttag